A window of Pseudoliparis swirei isolate HS2019 ecotype Mariana Trench chromosome 13, NWPU_hadal_v1, whole genome shotgun sequence genomic DNA:
taataataataattaaagctgctagcAGCATTGAGCGGGCCCTCGACAATTCACGCACGTCGAGCGTACTCGCCGGTCGTCCGTTCGCCGGACCGAGAAGGCTTGCGACCTTCAGACCGAGCGTCAAAGAGTTAGACGTTTTCTTCTCCGAACGCAATGACACATCGACGAGATCTTCGGTAGTTACGATGACATCGAACCAATAATGGATCCCAGAAattttcggatgaatcggagaaagcgttttggaaaaaagcggaaaaaatattgtttaacaaaattcaaaatggcggacaATCTAAGTGGGTGGAGCTTACGGTCACAATGTAATTTTCGTTAGAGCAGGTCTAAGCGGACACGTATGATGAATTACGAGGTAATCGGTCATTGGGGGCCAAATACCGTGGCCCAAAGAAAGAACTATTTGTGTTCCCgttaccagtaggtggcgctacgaCTAAAATGACAAATTAGACTGCAGAGGTCTTCAGGCCTGGAGTCTCATCACACATGTGGAGTTTGGATTGGATCCGATGATGTGGAGTCGAGTGACATTGGTTTATTCGCTCACGGCGAAGGACCATACTTTGACGCTATACCGAGGTCCCAATGTTCGACGTATCGTTACGAGCTTCGCAGGGGAGCATTACCAAGGTATTAGGTCTATCTTGGGAAATTTTGAGTGGGATCTGACTAATCTGTGATGAGCAGggtataaaagaataaaacatgtaacttcatggtgccactaggtggcgctttgaccatAAGAAAAAATTTGCATATTaatctcttcagggtcagtatgtcatgatatctgagaaatatggagcagattacatcatGTATGGGCaagttacatcaacttggatttttatggcgaattgtggttttttatgtttttttaaagttcgacCGACCtctcaaagtttaatattttttaaatctttcaaagacttAAGAGGAGaaaggtctcaagatcatatagggcgagtttggaatgaatcgggagtacgctctaggaggagttaactgttttacaacctccaaaaaacatcaaaaatgcagatattgagtgattaattgcagcgccccctaatgttcaaatattatgcaaaaaaTAGGGTAGGTTAAGGGATGCCATATGGACATATGATAGAAATTTGGTGAGGCTAGGTCAAAGGATTTGGAAGTTATGTAACttcaaatattaggccacaccctttaaatgttcattggtccatatcgtctgaacgcaataagatatcaacatgattttcacagattatgatgacattgagCCAATAATGGACCACAGAAATTTTCAGgtgaatcggacaaagcgttttggaaaaaagtgaaaaagatatttttttacaaaattcaaaatggcggaaaatctagttaggcgcatttgatggccaccattgagttatttgtagagcaggtccaggtgaacctctagctaaaatttcaagtcaatcggtcattgttgaaaaaaaagtatgctctttctacctcaagggggcgctagagagctaaTTCTTGTCACTTTTTCCCGCGACCTCAAAAATATCGAATTTTTCGCCGATCCTGATATGTTTGGAAATTTTGAACGTTGTCGTGGCAGTCCGAGACACTCGTATCTCCATGCTAAggcaatatataataataataataataaacacgtgAAAAACAATAGGTCCTCGTCGGACGTACTACGTACGTCGTCTCGGGCCCTAATTAAAGCTGCTAGCAGCATTGAGCGGGCCCTCGACAATTCACGCACGTCGAGGGTACTTGCCGGTCGTCCGTTCGCCGGACCGAGAAGGCTTGCGACCTTCAGACCGAGCGTCAAAGAGTTAGACGTTTTCTTCTCCGAACGCAATGACATATCGACGAGATCTTCGGTAGTTATGATGACAGCGAACCAATAATGGATCCCAGAAattttcggatgaatcggagaaagcgttttggaaaaaagcgaaaaaaatattttttaacaaaattcaaaatggcggaaaatctaagtgggTGGAGCTCACGGTCACAATGTAATTTTCGTTAGAGCAGGTCTAAGCGGACACGTAGGATGAATTACGAGGTAATCGGTCATTGGGGGCAAATACCGTGGCCCAAAGAAAGAACTATTTGTGTTCCCgttaccagtaggtggcgctacgaCTAAAATGACAAATTAGACTGCAGAGGTCTTCAGGCCTGGAGTCTCATCACACATGTGGAGTTTGGATTGGATCCGATGATGTGGAGTCGAGTGACATTGGTTTATTCTCACGCGAAGGACCATAATTTAACGCTATACCGAGGTCCCAATGTTCAACGTATCGATACGAGCTTCGCAGGAGCATTACCAAGGTATTAGGTCTATCTTGGGAAATTGTGAGTGGGATCTGACTAATCTGTGATGAGCAGggtataaaagaataaaacatgtaacttcatggtgccactaggtggcgctttgaccatAAGAAAAAATTTGCATATTaatctcttcagggtcagtatgtcatgatatctgagaaatatggagcagattacatcatGTATGGGCaagttacatcaacttggatttttatggcgaattgtgtttttttaaagttcgacCGACCtctcaaagtttaatattttttaaatctttcaaagacttAAGAGGAGaaaggtctcaagatcatatagggcgagtttggaatgaatcgggtgtacgctctaggaggagttaactatcacaaaacatcaaaaatgggcaaaaatgcagatattgatagcgccccctaatgttcaaatattatgaaaaaaataggGTAGGTTAAGGGATGCCATATGGACATATGATAGAAATTTGGTGAGGCTAGGCCAAAGGATTTGGAAGTTATGTAACttcaaatattaggccacaccctttaaatgttcattggtccatatcgtctgaacgcaataagatatcaacatgattttcacagattatgatgacattgagCCAATAATGGACCACAGAAATTTTCAGgtgaatcggacaaagcgttttggaaacagtgaaaaaaatatttttttacaaaattcaaaatggcggaaaatctagttaggcgcatttgatggccaccattgagttatttgtagagcaggtccaggtgaacctctagctcaaaatttcaagtcaatcggtcattgttgaaaaaaagtatgctctttctacctcaagggggcgctagagagctaaTTCTTGTCACTTTTTCCCGCGACCTCTAAAATATTCCCATTTTCGCCGATCCTGATATGTTTGGAAATTTTGAACGTTGTCGTGGCAGTCCGAGACACTCGTATCTCCATGCTAAGGCAATATATAATAATNNNNNNNNNNNNNNNNNNNNNNNNNNNNNNNNNNNNNNNNNNNNNNNNNNNNNNNNNNNNNNNNNNNNNNNNNNNNNNNNNNNNNNNNNNNNNNNNNNNNNNNNNNNNNNNNNNNNNNNNNNNNNNNNNNNNNNNNNNNNNNNNNNNNNNNNNNNNNNNNNNNNNNNNNNNNNNNNNNNNNNNNNNNNNNNNNNNNNNNNNNNNNNNNNNNNNNNNNNNNNNNNNNNNNNNNNNNNNNNNNNNNNNNNNNNNNNNNNNNNNNNNNNNNNNNNNNNNNNNNNNNNNNNNNNNNNNNNNNNNNNNNNNNNNNNNNNNNNNNNNNNNNNNNNNNNNNNNNNNNNNNNNNNNNNNNNNNNNNNNNNNNNNNNNNNNNNNNNNNNNNNNNNNNNNNNNNNNNNNNNNNNNNNNNNNNNNNNNNNNNNNNNNNNNNNNNNNNNNNNNNNNNNNNNNNNNNNNNNNNNNNNNNNNNNNNNNNNNNNNNNNNNNNNNNNNNNNNNNNNNNNNNNNNNNNNNNNNNNNNNNNNNNNNNNNNNNNNNNNNNNNNNNNNNNNNNNNNNNNNNNNNNNNNNNNNNNNNNNNNNNNNNNNNNNNNNNNNNNNNNNNNNNNNNNNNNNNNNNNNNNNNNNNNNNNNNNNNNNNNNNNNNNNNNNNNNNNNNNNNNNNNNNNNNNNNNNNNNNNNNNNNNNNNNNNNNNNNNNNNNNNNNNNNNNNNNNNNNNNNNNNNNNNNNNNNNNNNNNNNNNNNNNNNNNNNNNNNNNNNNNNNNNNNNNNNNNNNNNNNNNNNNNNNNNNNNNNNNNNNNNNNNNNNNNNNNNNNNNNNNNNNNNNNNNNNNNNNNNNNNNNNNNNNNNNNNNNNNNNNNNNNNNNNNNNNNNNNNNNNNNNNNNNNNNNNNNNNNNNNNNNNNNNNNNNNNNNNNNNNNNNNNNNNNNNNNNNNNNNNNNNNNNNNNNNNNNNNNNNNNNNNNNNNNNNNNNNNNNNNNNNNNNNNNNNNNNNNNNNNAATGGGGAGTTTAGTACGGATCTGATGATGTGGAGTCGAGTTACAACGGTTTATTCgttcacggcgaaggatcaaTGTTTGCCGATGGAGAGATTCGCCGCGcttcaacgtgtcgctacgagcttcaCAGGAAAGCATCATCAAGGtgttaggtctattctggtatattttgagagggatctgaattaTCTGTGAGGAGAAGGCTACAAAAGTAGAAAACATGTTACTTCCTCTTGCCAGGAGGTGGCGCTATGACTATTattaaaaattagcatatggatgtgttaaggctcagtatgtcatgatatatgagaaatatggagcagattacatgaTGTATGGGCaagttacatcaacttggatttttatggcgaattgtgtttatttaaagTTCGACCCaccgcacaaagtttaatattttttaaatctttcaaagatttttaacggcaaaggtctcaagatcataCTGGGCAAGTTTGGAAAGAATCGGGTGgacgctctaggaggagttaacagttTAACAACTGCCCAAATCatgaaaaaaggctaaaaatgcCGATATTTAGGGAtttattgcagcgccccctaatgttcaaatattaggaaaaaaataatgtagTTTAAGGGATGCAATATGGACataggctagcaatttggtgaggataggccaAGTAATCtagaagttgtgtgacttcaaatattAGGTCACACCCCTtagatgttcattggtctatattctctgaacacaataagatatcaacaagatcttcagtagttatgatgacattgaaccaataatcaACCCCAGAAATTCTCGGAggaatcggacaaagcgttttggaaaaaattgaaataaatatatttttacaaaattcaaaatggcggaaaatctaagtaggcgcatttgatggccaccattaacttatttgtagagcaggtccaggtgaacctgtataccaaatttcaagtcaatcggtcattgttgaaaaaaagtattagctttctacctcaagggggcgctagagagacatttttttataaacaaatacgaaaattaaaaaattataaattttTCACGAGTTCTGATATGCGTGTGAATTTTCCCTTGGTTGGGGTATGCGGTgtgcggacagtcgacgtttgtttggagagaataagaaaaagaaaaataatccttacaataacaataggttcctctacgacgaagtctcagaggaccctaataatcctttgaaaaacaataggttcctctacgacgaagtcgacgaggaccctaaaaaaactgaaatatcacattgttataagtattcagtgtgtgtgtgtatatatatataaatcctatACTGGTCcggcagtggggacatttccaaGATTAAAGCAGCAAACAGGGTAAACACAAGAGAGtcaaaataaagtaatacaaacaataataatttgaacagtaaataatgaacaataactgaatatcgATAGACAGAATAAATGTAACTATTTGGCACAGTGTATACTAgcgatgcaccgatctgatcggcgccgatccatatcggccgatattgccattatcggttttgatcggcgttctcaaaacggccgatcagatgacgtaacatctgcgagaactatcagacatTTCAATCGCGGcacaccgcaacggagacgatgcgcccggcgagggccgcagaggtcagaggtcagaggggatcctcaccaccgagcggcgtccccgtcccccgagttgaatctctgggtcgactcagccgactctcacatgtctgcccctagagatgctcacggtaaacacattccatcgggagcgagagggttttgataacgttagcggaaagaaccacgtgaaacaacatccgtttttcaaaataagatgtcgacaaatcatacaataacatatacaagtaaacaatgaactgattttgtatctttatagatcgtttctgagatttaacttaaattatgctcacattaaaacattttgactgtaccaaggaagagtttataaaaataagtcagacttttggatgttaaaaaaagtcctgtatatagatttccccaagagttccaggaaatgaataatgcagatgtgttccatacatatctgaaatcccctacaatagcaatcaaacaattttaatgtatcaattaggacaattttcaaagtaaaagtcctaaatgtttaaagaaatctgtaatttctttaatgtttgagttgctttatatatgtatttcctcatagtcctaggcaataatgctacacaataaatagaatgcttcaatcgacaccgtgatcggtattatcggatcggcagatactgatttcagtgatcggtgatcggcacaaaaaacctgatcggtgcatctctggTGTATACATGTTGCTCAGGTTGAAGTGTGTTGTGGTCTCCTGGGAGGTCAGCTGGCTgtgctgacagcagcaggaaggaaggacttgtggttcctctccttcacacagCGGGAtgaaaggagctgtgcagagctgctagtagcctgcatggggtgggaggtgctTTCCAGTTAGGTCagtctcttcctgtcagctgtagagatgctgctgctccagcagaccactccatcaaagatggctgatgccaccgcagagtcaaagaaggtccacaagacctcagtctcctcagccgatggtctgctctgtccctttttgtaAAGTGCATGAGTGTGATCCAGTTTATTGTtcaagtgaacacccaggtacttgttGTACTTTGTACTGTACCACAtctcaaccttcttgaccctcaccaatctggattcaaggccggccactcgagactgccctccttgctgtctctgagcaacttcacactgctaaagcagcctctctctgatctgtccttatccttctagacctttcttcagcatttgacacattgaaccaccagatccttatttcctcccttcatggtatctcaggcactgcactctccctcttcccatccTACCTCAatgaccgcacttaccgggtaacttggagaggatctgtgtctgaaccttgccctctcactacggGGGTCCCTCAACTCtccctcctgggtcccctcttcctctcattagtggggtccctcaaggctccgtcttgggtcccctcctcttcctctcactactggggtcccccaaggctccgtcctgggtcccctcctcttcctctcactgctggagtccctcaaggctcggtcctgggtcccctcatcctctcactactggggtccctcaaggctctgtcctgggtcccctcctcttcctctcactactggcatccctcaaggctctgtcctgggtcccctcctcttctctctgttcacTAATTCTCTTGGCTCTGTCATTTTCTcgcatgacatcaggacagcagaaagtctttaCATCTTCCACCGCAAACGACACAcgcatcttttccgactataccttgaataaaaatagattagcatttcagtggcacttgaattgcacttacttatggtattaattatggtattatttatggtatttttgtagtttgactttcttgaagaaatgttactttctttattttttatctgagtttgtactcgtggttggaTTCACttatttggataaaagtgtctgctacatgacatttatttataGGTCTTGCTTCTCTCATACACAACTAATTCACTATATTTGTAAGTGATAAACCTCTTGAACAATTAAAagtttaatatgagattcataagatgtataaatgtatgttactattctccacagacgtccagcagctgttggtggttaaagaagaggttctttctgagcagcaggtctggatctccagtctggaccaggtgcatccagagCCCCCGCTAGTTAAAGAGGATCAGAAGGAacaggagaaccctgagcctccacacattaaagaggaacaggaggaccaggagaaccctgagcccccccacattaaagaggaacaggagaacccagagcccccccacattaaagagcaatatgaggaactctggaccgggagggagggagagcagcttcaagggctggaggaggctggtctcaagttatcattcactcctgtgaaggctgaagaggaagctcagtcctctaagcttcatcaaagacaaactgaaccgatggaaattgaagctgatggagatgattgtggaggaccagaaccagccaggaacgcagatccagatagacctccagatcctgatgaaaagactggagactcttcagaaccagatactgatgactctgttgattggaagaagaccagagaacctcaatcaggtttaaactctctgaataatgatgacgtttctgtcagtgattcaaaatgtagttctagTGAGAAATCATTAAGCTGCTctaaatgtgggaaaagatttcacctcaaaggagattttaagaaacacatgttaactcacacaggagagaaaccgttcagctgctcagtctgtaaaacatcttttgcacagagCAATCAGTTAAAGATTCACATGtttactcacacaggagagaaacctttcagctgctcactctgtaaaacatcttttgcacagagCAGTCATTTGaagagtcacatgttcactcacacaggagagaaacctttcagctgctcagtttgtaaaacatgttttagacacagaggaactttaaagagtcacatgttaactcacagcTCAgtttgtaaaacatgttttagacacagaggaactttaaagagtcacatgttaactcacacaggagagaaacctttcagctgctcagtctgtaaaacatcttttgcacagagCAATCAGTTAAAGATTCACATGtttactcacacaggagagaaacctttcagctgctcactctgtaaaacatcttttactgagagaggaactttaaagggacacatgttaactcacacaggagagaaacctttcagctgctcggtctgtaaaacatcttttgcacggAGTGGTCATTTAAAgggtcacatgttaactcacacaggagagaaacctttcagctgctctgtctgtaaaacatcttttacgcAGCGCAGTCATTTAAatagtcacatgttaactcacacaggagagaaacctttcagctgctcagtctgtaaaacatcttttagacacagaggaactttaaagagtcacatgttaactcacacaagagagaactcattttagttgttctggttttggtaaagttgacatttattcgactccctcacttgtcaacaagaccttgagaaactggacctccctcgtttggggcagtgactcacttccaactgggaggactctATCCACTAACCACTACGAAGCCATCTCCACGAAGTGAATATCGTCTGGGCAGAGAAGTcaccgtgtttgttttgtttagctttaccTGCCCTGTTCTTTGTCATCGGGTATTTTATGAACCCCCGAGTGTTCCTGTTGTGCTTGTAGCTGCTGTCATAGCGATCCAGGCTGCTGAGCTTTGTTGAGTTGAGATCCTCCACCAAGAATATGTCAGCAGACTGTATTTCATCAGTTATAGGTCCAGTGACGTGGCTTTTGTGTGATACTATTACAGTTACTGTACTTTCCTGCTGCGTTGAGGATCTGCCTTGTTTGGAGtgctttcttcttatttttgctTCCATCCACTCTCATccgcttagtccggggtcgggtcttgggggcagcagactcagcaggctgacccagacttccctctcacctgcaacatgtTCCAGCTCTTTCTGGGGGATCCTGAGGCGTTCCTAGGCCAGCAgcgagatgtaatccctccagcgtgtcctgggtcttcccggggtctcctcccagttggacgtaccaggaaaacctctaaagggagacgtccaggaggcgtccgaatcagatgcaCGA
This region includes:
- the LOC130203766 gene encoding gastrula zinc finger protein XlCGF57.1-like isoform X1, which codes for MSKAQMLRGVVNQRLTAAAQEICGLFEGTIAEYEEELCSLKEENERHRKLLHAVFNPEVRLQRADVQQLLVVKEEVLSEQQVWISSLDQVHPEPPLVKEDQKEQENPEPPHIKEEQEDQENPEPPHIKEEQENPEPPHIKEQYEELWTGREGEQLQGLEEAGLKLSFTPVKAEEEAQSSKLHQRQTEPMEIEADGDDCGGPEPARNADPDRPPDPDEKTGDSSEPDTDDSVDWKKTREPQSGLNSLNNDDVSVSDSKCSSSEKSLSCSKCGKRFHLKGDFKKHMLTHTGEKPFSCSVCKTSFAQSNQLKIHMFTHTGEKPFSCSLCKTSFAQSSHLKSHMFTHTGEKPFSCSVCKTCFRHRGTLKSHMLTHSSVCKTCFRHRGTLKSHMLTHTGEKPFSCSVCKTSFAQSNQLKIHMFTHTGEKPFSCSLCKTSFTERGTLKGHMLTHTGEKPFSCSVCKTSFARSGHLKGHMLTHTGEKPFSCSVCKTSFTQRSHLNSHMLTHTGEKPFSCSVCKTSFRHRGTLKSHMLTHTRENSF
- the LOC130203766 gene encoding protein TsetseEP-like isoform X2, whose amino-acid sequence is MSKAQMLRGVVNQRLTAAAQEICGLFEGTIAEYEEELCSLKEENERHRKLLHAVFNPEVRLQRADVQQLLVVKEEVLSEQQVWISSLDQVHPEPPLVKEDQKEQENPEPPHIKEEQEDQENPEPPHIKEEQENPEPPHIKEQYEELWTGREGEQLQGLEEAGLKLSFTPVKAEEEAQSSKLHQRQTEPMEIEADGDDCGGPEPARNADPDRPPDPDEKTGDSSEPDTDDSVDWKKTREPQSVRGRVLGAADSAG